Proteins encoded together in one Benincasa hispida cultivar B227 chromosome 1, ASM972705v1, whole genome shotgun sequence window:
- the LOC120075243 gene encoding cytochrome b5-like has protein sequence MGSGEKVFTLKEVAEHNNHKDCWLIISGKVYDVTKFLEDHPGGDDVLLSATGKDATDDFEDVGHSDNAREMMDQYYVGEIDASTIPKKVAYTPPKQPHYNQDKTSEFIIKLLQFLVPLAILGLAVAIRFYTKQA, from the exons ATGGGTAgcggagaaaaggttttcactTTGAAGGAAGTCGCTGAGCACAACAATCACAAGGACTGTTGGCTCATTATCAGTGGCAAG GTATATGATGTGACCAAGTTCTTAGAAGACCATCCTGGTGGTGACGATGTTTTGTTATCAGCTACAG GAAAAGACGCAACCGACGACTTTGAAGATGTCGGGCACAGTGACAATGCAAGAGAAATGATGGATCAATACTATGTTGGGGAGATTGATGCTTCAACAATTCCAAAGAAGGTTGCATATACACCTCCAAAACAGCCTCATTACAATCAGGACAAGACATCCGAGTTCATCATCAAGCTTCTTCAATTCCTCGTCCCACTTGCAATTTTGGGGTTGGCTGTCGCCATACGCTTCTACACCAAACAAGCTTGA
- the LOC120075236 gene encoding cyclin-dependent kinase inhibitor 5-like produces the protein MGKYIRKSKSSREITLIDASQSSYIGVRTRAKTLALQRLQKTSNSPPPPPSPATSGSYLQLRSRRLHKPPTPSIPLPNYSRKLKLPQGTTNARGRRVSADSRGTSRLGVCSVAGGSIESVSPRRGDAAQEMVVKHSEVQENLNIHDIQEETSFGENLLDFEGGMSRESTPCSLIRKPESIRTPSSSTKASSTTDDRIQLQNSSATDVPTAREVDDFFNCAEGEQQRKFIEKYNFDPITDKPLPGRYEWEKLD, from the exons ATGGGCAAATACATCAGGAAATCCAAATCATCTCGTGAAATCACTCTCATCGACGCCTCTCAATCCTCCTACATTGGCGTTCGCACTCGTGCCAAAACCCTAGCTCTCCAGCGCCTTCAGAAGACTTCCAATTCTCCCCCGCCTCCCCCTTCTCCGGCCACCTCCGGTTCCTATCTCCAGCTCCGCAGCCGCCGCCTTCACAAACCACCCACACCCAGTATTCCTCTTCCCAATTACTCCAGGAAGCTGAAATTGCCTCAGGGGACTACCAATGCTCGTGGTCGAAGAGTTTCCGCCGATTCCAGAGGAACCTCTAGGTTGGGGGTTTGTTCCGTTGCTGGTGGTTCTATTGAGTCTGTGTCACCTCGGCGCGGCGACGCGGCTCAGGAAATGGTGGTTAAACATAGCGAGGTTCAGGAAAATTTGAATATTCACGACATTCAGGAAGAGACTTCGTTTGGAGAGAATCTTTTGGATTTTGAAGGTGGAATGAG TAGGGAATCCACTCCTTGCAGTTTGATAAGGAAGCCCGAGAGCATACGAACACCCAGTTCATCTACGAAGGCGTCGAGTACCACTGATGATAGGATACAGCTGCAGAACTCCTCTGCAACAGATGTACCAACTGCTCGGGAAGTTGACGATTTCTTCAACTGCGCCGAAGGAGAGCAGCAGAGAAAATTCATTGAGAA GTATAACTTTGACCCGATCACAGACAAGCCACTTCCAGGACGTTACGAATGGGAGAAATTGGATTAG